Proteins co-encoded in one Setaria viridis chromosome 9, Setaria_viridis_v4.0, whole genome shotgun sequence genomic window:
- the LOC117837006 gene encoding uncharacterized protein: MKVLMMSRRRGAGGGLRIKKNARGFMCGCGGAKAVSISDGSDKQSPMATPQTAASTTPLTTVSATTTATTTTVAAKARRTSRAGDRPAAEGPSSFSSSSFYADTTTDDGPSSMESTPSLSALLRQLGDLERSVRFLHAGTGAAPGHGAEAGSGAGAKQNGGGGRRHRRTVSEGGGGGSGRVEESVAVVKESADPLADFRRSMLQMIVEKEIVGGAELRELLHRFLSLNSPHHHHLILRAFAEIWEEVFAGYERTPDFLVAHRRKKQQQQLATTTRGA, translated from the coding sequence ATGAAGGTCCTGATGATgtcgcgccggcgcggcgccggcggcgggctgcgCATCAAGAAGAATGCCCGCGGCTTCAtgtgcggctgcggcggcgccaagGCCGTGTCCATCTCCGACGGCTCCGACAAGCAGTCGCCCATGGCCACGCCGCAGACCGCCGCGTCGACCACCCCTCTCACCACGGtgtccgccaccaccaccgcgacgacgacgacggtggcagCGAAGGCGAGGAGAACTAGCAGAGCGGGGGACAGGCCGGCCGCGGAGGGCCCCTCCTCGTTCTCGTCCTCGTCGTTCTACGCCGACACCACCACCGACGACGGCCCCAGCAGCATGGAGAGCACGCCCAGCCTGTCCGCGCTCCTGCGCCAGCTCGGCGACCTCGAGCGCAGCGTCCGGTTCCTGCACGCCGGGACCGGGGCGGCCCCCGGCCACGGAGCGGAAGCCGgttccggcgccggcgcgaagcagaacggcggcgggggccggcggcacCGCCGGACCGTgagcgagggcggcggcggcgggtccggGCGCGTGGAGGAGAGCGTGGCGGTGGTGAAGGAGTCGGCGGACCCTCTCGCCGACTTCCGGCGGTCCATGCTGCAGATGATCGTGGAGAAGGAGATCGTGGGCGGCGCCGAGCTCCGGGAGCTGCTGCACCGGTTCCTGTCCCTGAActcgccgcaccaccaccacctgatCCTCCGCGCCTTCGCCGAGATCTGGGAGGAGGTCTTCGCCGGGTACGAGCGCACGCCGGACTTCCTCGTCGCCCACCGcaggaagaagcagcagcagcagctggcgacgacgacgcgcggCGCTTGA